From the genome of Fusobacterium varium, one region includes:
- the yfnB gene encoding Putative HAD-hydrolase yfnB, translated as MKFDLVLFDIDGTLLDFDLAEKNALADTLKEYNFICNNEILNRYHEINIFYWKQLEKGLIDKKQLAYKRYEQLFLEYGIKTDIDTFNFKYRNRLKEGAYLLDNAMEICKELHTNKIKLGVASNGGNDIQIRRIRKIGLDRYLDYIFVSEEIGYNKPHKKYFEHIFTKVGKMPKEKIMMVGDSLTADIQGGKNAGIMTCWYNPKGETGMKNIRPDYEIKDLLELRKIIGIA; from the coding sequence ATGAAATTTGATTTAGTATTGTTTGATATAGATGGGACACTTCTTGATTTTGATTTAGCTGAAAAGAATGCATTAGCTGATACATTAAAAGAATATAATTTTATCTGTAATAATGAAATTTTAAATAGATATCATGAGATAAATATCTTTTATTGGAAGCAGTTAGAAAAAGGGCTTATAGATAAAAAACAGCTGGCATACAAAAGATATGAGCAGTTATTTTTAGAATATGGAATAAAAACCGACATAGATACATTTAACTTTAAGTATAGAAATAGACTGAAAGAAGGAGCATATCTTCTGGATAATGCTATGGAAATATGTAAAGAGTTACATACTAATAAAATAAAATTAGGAGTAGCTTCTAATGGTGGAAACGATATTCAAATAAGAAGAATAAGAAAGATAGGATTAGATAGATATCTCGATTATATATTTGTATCAGAGGAAATAGGATATAATAAACCTCATAAAAAGTATTTTGAGCATATATTTACAAAAGTGGGTAAGATGCCAAAAGAAAAAATTATGATGGTGGGTGATTCACTCACAGCAGATATACAAGGAGGGAAAAATGCAGGAATAATGACATGCTGGTATAATCCTAAGGGTGAAACTGGCATGAAAAATATAAGACCTGATTATGAAATAAAAGATCTTTTAGAATTGAGAAAGATAATAGGGATTGCATAA
- the pqqB gene encoding Pyrroloquinoline quinone biosynthesis protein B — MSVIVKFLGTAQDGGIPQMECNCEICTDIRAGKRKEILQAAIGIENAKTGNRYMIEATPAFSKQYQSFIADKNGKLDGIFLTHAHMGHYTGLMYLGREALNSKGIKVYVSSKMAEFLRTNAPWSQLVKLKNIDLIEFESGKELVLDNDIRIIPVEVPHRNEFADTHGFIVKGKKSFFFVPDIDSWEGFENQLNDIFKQCDYLAVDATFYTKEEIGSIRGRNFKEIPHPTVEETIDFIKSNNWNLKDKKVILTHFNHTNLLFTNKKLKEKVEKAGIIISEDGMEITL, encoded by the coding sequence ATGAGTGTAATAGTAAAATTCTTGGGAACAGCACAAGATGGAGGAATTCCACAGATGGAATGTAATTGTGAAATATGTACAGATATAAGAGCAGGAAAAAGAAAAGAGATACTTCAAGCTGCAATTGGAATAGAAAATGCCAAAACTGGAAATAGATATATGATAGAGGCAACACCTGCTTTTTCCAAACAATATCAGAGTTTTATAGCAGATAAAAATGGAAAGTTAGATGGAATATTTTTAACACATGCACATATGGGACATTATACAGGATTGATGTATTTGGGAAGAGAAGCCCTTAATTCAAAAGGAATAAAAGTATATGTAAGCAGTAAAATGGCAGAGTTTTTGAGAACTAATGCTCCATGGAGTCAACTTGTAAAACTTAAAAATATAGATTTAATAGAATTTGAAAGTGGAAAAGAATTAGTTTTAGATAATGATATAAGAATAATTCCAGTGGAAGTTCCCCACAGAAACGAATTTGCCGATACACATGGATTTATAGTAAAAGGAAAGAAAAGTTTTTTCTTTGTTCCTGATATAGATAGCTGGGAAGGATTTGAAAATCAATTAAATGACATATTTAAACAATGTGATTATTTGGCAGTAGATGCTACTTTTTATACAAAGGAAGAAATAGGAAGTATAAGAGGAAGAAATTTTAAAGAGATACCACACCCTACTGTAGAGGAAACAATAGATTTTATAAAAAGTAACAATTGGAATTTGAAAGATAAAAAAGTTATATTAACTCATTTTAATCATACTAATCTTTTATTTACAAATAAAAAATTGAAAGAAAAGGTAGAAAAGGCAGGAATAATAATATCTGAAGATGGAATGGAAATCACTCTTTAA